A region of the Calditrichota bacterium genome:
AAAAGCCACCAGCGATGTTCCCTTTGACATAACAGAAACGTCCGGGGGCACGCGCATTACGGTAAGATTACGGGTCACCCGGAAATTTGAAATCTCCGGGAGTCCGGCTGGTTCTGACCGGTATACAATCGATAAGGCCAGTATTCGAATCAATGATGCCACAGCGCCTCCGCTTGAGGTTTCGGGTCGCACAACGCCTCCACCGAATCAGGATCAGAACCCGCCTTCGCCGCCGCAGGGTTTAAAGGTACGAAATAACTGACGATGAAAAAAAATCACTACATTATTGCGATTGTTCTGATTTCCGTCTTCTTCCTTGCGCAAAGTATCTGGAGTATGCGGGAAAAATCCGCCACATTTGATGAAATCGGGCACGTGGCTGCCGGGTATTCTTTTCTGAAATACAATGATTATCGGTTGTACGACGTGGATCCGCCCCTCATGCGGCAGATAGCGGCCTTTCCGCTGTTATTTATGAAATTGAATTTCCCGATTCACTCCGAGGGGTGGAAAGAAAAAAAAGAGATCGATGTGGGATATGATTTCTTTTACAAAATAAATGGTCGAAAAGCAGATAAAATATTGTTTTTGGCCCGGTTACCAGTCGTTTTTATTTCACTTTTATTGGGTTTGTTGCTTTTAAAATTCGCAACCGATCTTTGGAATATTCAAACGGGACTCTTTGCGTTTTTTCTATTTTCATTTGAACCCAATTTTTTGGCACATGCCCGATTGGCAACAACCGACATGGGGCTTGCTTTGTTCTTGACATTATCGGTCTATTTTACTTATCGCTACTGGAAAAGTCCCTCGTTGAAAAGTGCGGCTCTCATGGGTGTGA
Encoded here:
- a CDS encoding phospholipid carrier-dependent glycosyltransferase gives rise to the protein MKKNHYIIAIVLISVFFLAQSIWSMREKSATFDEIGHVAAGYSFLKYNDYRLYDVDPPLMRQIAAFPLLFMKLNFPIHSEGWKEKKEIDVGYDFFYKINGRKADKILFLARLPVVFISLLLGLLLLKFATDLWNIQTGLFAFFLFSFEPNFLAHARLATTDMGLALFLTLSVYFTYRYWKSPSLKSAALMGVSFGLAIASKTPGMILIPFFFVVLLIVRPAAKGADSSLPLLKRLKAAYWNKKEGTYFLHWVVI